A single window of Solanum dulcamara chromosome 5, daSolDulc1.2, whole genome shotgun sequence DNA harbors:
- the LOC129888986 gene encoding BTB/POZ and TAZ domain-containing protein 3-like isoform X1 has translation MASPDLHTSWLSSTVESFGGSFNIRIEGEGSTDIVEFLEDQTSPVCNLPLSIPEPPPLPGKIHSRALANSDCVPKETKDTWDRLFKEGFEADVHVITEDGSVIPAHYTLLTVASPVLGNLLQQSKVSNGIKCIKIVGVSHGAVYVFIRFLYSACYDEGDVKKFVLHLLVLSHFYSVPSLKRVCINHLEQGWLTLDNVIDVLQLARDCDAPRLALFCIRMVVGNFKSISSTEGWKVMRRANPALEQELLEFVVEADTRKQDRLKTIEEKKVYLQLHEAMEALVHICRDGCQTIGPRDKVLKTSHVACSFSACKGLESLVRHFSSCKIKVPGGCVHCKRMWQMFELHSRICEEPDHCKVPLCRHFKVKMLQQTRKDEVKWKVLVSKVRTAKNAVSLFSSRRSSF, from the exons ATGGCATCACCAGACTTGCATACCTCTTGGCTATCATCAACTGTTGAATCTTTTGGTGGATCCTTTAACATACGCATAGAAGGAGAAGGCTCAACTGACATTGTCGAATTTCTTGAAGATCAAACGTCTCCTGTTTGTAATCTACCTCTTAGTATTCCCGAACCCCCTCCACTTCCTGGTAAAATCCATTCAAGAGCCCTTGCTAATTCTGATTGTGTcccaaaagaaacaaaagataCATGGGACAGGCTCTTCAAAGAAGGATTTGAAGCTGATGTACATGTAATTACAGAGGATGGATCAGTTATTCCAGCTCATTATACCCTTCTG ACTGTTGCATCTCCAGTGCTGGGGAATCTTCTGCAGCAATCCAAAGTAAGCAATGGTATTAAATGCATAAAGATCGTGGGGGTATCTCATGGTGCGGTCTATGTATTCATCCGTTTCCTCTACTCAGCCTG TTACGATGAAGGAGATGTGAAGAAGTTTGTTCTTCATCTGTTGGTCTTATCACATTTCTATTCAGTACCTTCACTTAAAAGAGTGTGCATAAACCATTTGGAACAGGGTTGGTTGACCTTGGATAACGTGATAGATGTGCTTCAGTTGGCGAGGGACTGTGATGCACCACGGCTTGCTCTCTTTTGCATTCGTATGGTTGTGGGGAACTTCAAGAGCATATCATCCACTGAGGGTTGGAAAGTAATGAGACGTGCTAATCCTGCACTTGAACAGGAACTTCTAGAATTTGTTGTTGAAGCAGATACG AGAAAACAAGATAGGCTGAAGACAATTGAAGAGAAAAAGGTGTATTTGCAACTTCATGAAGCTATGGAAGCTCTGGTTCACATTTGCAGGGATGGGTGTCAAACTATTGGACCTCGTGACAAGGTACTTAAAACAAGCCACGTGGCCTGTAGTTTTTCTGCATGCAAGGGGCTGGAGTCTCTGGTCCGTCATTTCTCTAGTTGCAAAATTAAAGTTCCTGGTGGATGTGTACATTGCAAGCGAATGTGGCAGATGTTTGAGCTACATTCACGCATTTGCGAAGAACCTGACCATTGCAAAGTTCCTCTTTGTAG GCATTTCAAGGTGAAAATGCTGCAACAGACCAGGAAGGACGAGGTGAAGTGGAAGGTGTTAGTAAGCAAAGTTAGAACAGCAAAGAATGCTGTGAGTTTATTCTCATCTCGGCGGTCATCTTTTTAA
- the LOC129888986 gene encoding BTB/POZ and TAZ domain-containing protein 3-like isoform X2, protein MASPDLHTSWLSSTVESFGGSFNIRIEGEGSTDIVEFLEDQTSPVCNLPLSIPEPPPLPGKIHSRALANSDCVPKETKDTWDRLFKEGFEADVHVITEDGSVIPAHYTLLTVASPVLGNLLQQSKVSNGIKCIKIVGVSHGAVYVFIRFLYSACYDEGDVKKFVLHLLVLSHFYSVPSLKRVCINHLEQGWLTLDNVIDVLQLARDCDAPRLALFCIRMVVGNFKSISSTEGWKVMRRANPALEQELLEFVVEADTRKQDRLKTIEEKKVYLQLHEAMEALVHICRDGCQTIGPRDKVLKTSHVACSFSACKGLESLVRHFSSCKIKVPGGCVHCKRMWQMFELHSRICEEPDHCKVPLCRASKWKF, encoded by the exons ATGGCATCACCAGACTTGCATACCTCTTGGCTATCATCAACTGTTGAATCTTTTGGTGGATCCTTTAACATACGCATAGAAGGAGAAGGCTCAACTGACATTGTCGAATTTCTTGAAGATCAAACGTCTCCTGTTTGTAATCTACCTCTTAGTATTCCCGAACCCCCTCCACTTCCTGGTAAAATCCATTCAAGAGCCCTTGCTAATTCTGATTGTGTcccaaaagaaacaaaagataCATGGGACAGGCTCTTCAAAGAAGGATTTGAAGCTGATGTACATGTAATTACAGAGGATGGATCAGTTATTCCAGCTCATTATACCCTTCTG ACTGTTGCATCTCCAGTGCTGGGGAATCTTCTGCAGCAATCCAAAGTAAGCAATGGTATTAAATGCATAAAGATCGTGGGGGTATCTCATGGTGCGGTCTATGTATTCATCCGTTTCCTCTACTCAGCCTG TTACGATGAAGGAGATGTGAAGAAGTTTGTTCTTCATCTGTTGGTCTTATCACATTTCTATTCAGTACCTTCACTTAAAAGAGTGTGCATAAACCATTTGGAACAGGGTTGGTTGACCTTGGATAACGTGATAGATGTGCTTCAGTTGGCGAGGGACTGTGATGCACCACGGCTTGCTCTCTTTTGCATTCGTATGGTTGTGGGGAACTTCAAGAGCATATCATCCACTGAGGGTTGGAAAGTAATGAGACGTGCTAATCCTGCACTTGAACAGGAACTTCTAGAATTTGTTGTTGAAGCAGATACG AGAAAACAAGATAGGCTGAAGACAATTGAAGAGAAAAAGGTGTATTTGCAACTTCATGAAGCTATGGAAGCTCTGGTTCACATTTGCAGGGATGGGTGTCAAACTATTGGACCTCGTGACAAGGTACTTAAAACAAGCCACGTGGCCTGTAGTTTTTCTGCATGCAAGGGGCTGGAGTCTCTGGTCCGTCATTTCTCTAGTTGCAAAATTAAAGTTCCTGGTGGATGTGTACATTGCAAGCGAATGTGGCAGATGTTTGAGCTACATTCACGCATTTGCGAAGAACCTGACCATTGCAAAGTTCCTCTTTGTAG GGCAAGTAAGTGGAAATTTTAA